The following are from one region of the Strix uralensis isolate ZFMK-TIS-50842 chromosome 4, bStrUra1, whole genome shotgun sequence genome:
- the LOC141942144 gene encoding ribonuclease CL2-like — translation MAGWALCMALVLTALAGAVGESRYEKFLRQHVDHPRTPVLAAHRYCETMLARRRVTAPGRPCKPSNTFVHSPAEELVAACTQTPDAGGFHSTPTPMGLTACRLRGGDTRPPCTYRARQLQHHVRVTCLDGLPVHLAGTYAPTQ, via the coding sequence ATGGCAGGCTGGGCCCTATGCATGGCCCTGGTGCTGACAGCCCTGGCAGGGGCAGTGGGCGAGAGCCGCTATGAGAAGTTCCTGCGGCAGCACGTGGACCACCCCCGGACACCCGTGCTTGCGGCGCACCGCTACTGCGAGACCATGCTGGCACGCCGGCGGGTGACGGCCCCGGGGAGGCCCTGCAAGCCCTCCAACACCTTTGTGCACTCACCGGCGGAGGAGCTGGTGGCTGCCTGCACCCAGACGCCTGACGCGGGGGGGTTCCACAGCACGCCAACACCCATGGGCCTCACAGCCTGCCgcctgcgggggggggacacccgaCCCCCTTGCACCTACCGGGCCCGGCAGCTCCAGCACCATGTGCGTGTCACCTGCCTTGACGGGCTGCCCGTGCACCTCGCTGGCACCTATGCACCCACCCAGTGA
- the MBOAT4 gene encoding membrane-bound ghrelin O-acyltransferase MBOAT4 → MRWADLLVLLPAAPYRLVAFPFAALFHHLCASGHLSLTARYIFLLAGGCLLAGIAMGSYAVLLLIPVAGSVLILLSVSPAHAHTWVFALQMSWQTLCHLGLSSQELDPQDARPAIALSAIMLLTQKATSLALDIHEGLVQLQLGQGFLQCTLPLCSYLLFFPALLGGPLCSFSTFQARIESCGALPCPLRAAGQRCLCAVALQGLRAGLAGGLAGRQGCAGLGCLPRVWAQALLLRLAYYLHWVLDEALLEAAGFRPEAGQGDLSIHDLWTLETTHRLAVFTRTWNKSTSRWLRRLVFQRCPAQPLLATFAFSAWWHGLRPGQVFGFLCWAVMVEADYRIHPFLSAWATCQGVKLLYRGTTWVFTQLIIAYILVAVETESFSMLCLLWTSCNSILPLSYSLALLLLLAKNHRIIRWFGLEGTLKII, encoded by the exons ATGCGCTGGGCAGATCTGCTTGTCCTTCTCCCTGCAGCCCCGTATCGGCTGGTGGCTTTCCCCTTCGCTGCTCTCTTCCACCACCTCTGTGCTTCGGGGCATCTCTCTCTGACTGCCCG GTACATATTCCTCCTCGCCGGAGGATGTCTCCTTGCTGGCATAGCCATGGGCAGCTACGCCGTGTTGCTCCTCATCCCTGTTGCTGGCTCCGTGCTCATCCTCCTCTCCGTCAGCCCAGCCCATGCCCACACCTGGGTCTTCGCCCTCCAGATGTCCTGGCAGACACTCTGCCACCTGGGTCTGAGCAGCCAGGAGCTGGATCCACAGGATGCCAG GCCAGCCATCGCCCTTTCTGCCATCATGCTCCTCACCCAGAAGGCTACGTCTCTGGCCCTGGACATCCATGAAGGGCTCGTGCAACTCCAGCTGGGCCAGGGATTTTTGCAGTGCACACTGCCCCTCTGCAGCTACCTGCTCTTTTTCCCAGCCCTCCTTGGAGGTCCCCTGTGCTCCTTCAGCACGTTTCAGGCCCGGATCGAGTCCTGCGGTGCTCTCCCCTGCCCACTGAGGGCCGCCGGCCAGCGGTGCCTCTGTGCGGTGGCCCTGCAGGGGCTGCGCGCTGGGCTGGCAGGTGGGCTGGCCggcaggcagggctgcgccgGCCTGGGCTGCCTGCCCCGCGTCTGGGCGCAGGCCCTGCTCCTCAGACTGGCCTACTATTTGCACTGGGTGCTGGATGAGGCCCTCCTCGAGGCAGCAGGCTTCAGGCCAGAGGCGGGCCAGGGAGACCTTTCCATCCATGACCTGTGGACGCTGGAGACCACTCACCGCCTGGCTGTCTTCACCCGAACCTGGAACAAGAGCACGTCCCGCTGGCTGAGGAGACTCGTCTTCCAGCGCTGCCCAGCCCAGCCACTCCTAGCCACCTTTGCCTTCTCTGCCTGGTGGCACGGCCTCCGGCCTGGGCAGGTCTTTGGTTTCCTGTGCTGGGCTGTCATGGTGGAGGCTGACTACCGCATCCATCCCTTCCTCAGCGCCTGGGCCACCTGCCAGGGTGTGAAGCTCCTCTACCGTGGCACAACCTGGGTCTTCACGCAGCTCATCATCGCCTACATCCTGGTGGCTGTGGAGACTGAGAGCTTCTCCatgctctgcctgctctggaCTTCCTGCAACAGCATCCTTCCCCTCTCCTACAGCcttgcactgctgctgctgcttgccaagaatcacagaatcataagatggtttgggttggaagggaccttaaagatcatctag